A portion of the Acidimicrobiia bacterium genome contains these proteins:
- a CDS encoding HDIG domain-containing metalloprotein, whose amino-acid sequence MRLRARLSGAARFAVLAATVLFASIALLVGQEQAVEPIALNVGDPSPVTFIAPVGISVEDEARTEAERQAAAAAVADVYRVEPSATEAMLNSIAELFQNVHTGAQPVAPPDDPTSTTVPETTTTSPDDTTTTVAETTTTTIALEPPPRQDQIAVLQVLHPLVQDETLDTLVALVNDDRERVENGETELFPIVQQAALDIATAHALDGIRPTELDAVKATLVTDPRPMVLLPEELRDAAEASVADVLGAYLQSNEFFDPDATERDRLAARDSVEPIQEHYVAGQSIVSIGQLITQVQATAIKDLGLAAPGDEPIPLRAMAAIAAIVVLLAAVFMARVTRDLWRDPKKVALFGLLVVLAAVSSRVPEVVARDRIELGFLLPAAFFGYLAANLFDARIAVLMAVPITAFTALATGDLALVVFAAGATLTPIPLVTSVASRAELNLAVIFSAVIQVPLAVALAWFFYGPDAADLQDLLLVSAVWGFVGGIVSGVAALGVMPILSSAFGITTTQTLLDLTDRNHPALRRVEEVAPGTFNHSVLVGSLADRAARAIGANPLLARAMAYYHDLGKTVQPKYFVENQFGVTNPHDRLPPEESAAIIRGHVSEGLRLAREFRIPPDVAQGILTHHGTSLMRFFSHKAEEVYGDRMEPADYRHRGRKPRTKEMVILMLADATEAATRTLVQSEDPTSEGIRRLVEAIIAEKVEDGQLEESEVTFGELTRIKEAFVDALIGYYHTRIPYPGFPAPRSAQPA is encoded by the coding sequence GTGAGATTGAGAGCCCGGCTTTCGGGAGCGGCCCGGTTCGCGGTGCTCGCCGCGACAGTTCTCTTCGCATCGATCGCCCTCCTCGTCGGCCAGGAGCAGGCGGTGGAACCGATTGCCCTCAACGTCGGCGACCCGTCGCCGGTGACATTCATCGCCCCGGTGGGCATCTCGGTGGAGGACGAGGCGAGGACCGAGGCCGAGCGGCAGGCGGCGGCTGCGGCGGTGGCGGATGTGTACCGGGTGGAGCCGTCGGCCACCGAAGCCATGCTGAACAGCATCGCCGAGCTGTTCCAGAACGTTCACACCGGGGCCCAGCCGGTTGCACCTCCCGACGATCCCACTTCCACGACGGTGCCCGAGACGACGACGACTTCGCCGGACGACACCACGACGACTGTTGCAGAGACGACGACGACCACCATCGCCCTGGAACCTCCCCCTCGCCAGGATCAGATCGCCGTCCTTCAAGTTCTCCACCCGTTGGTGCAGGATGAGACCCTGGACACGCTCGTGGCCCTCGTCAATGACGACCGCGAGCGGGTGGAGAACGGCGAGACGGAGCTGTTCCCGATCGTCCAGCAGGCGGCCCTCGACATCGCCACCGCGCACGCTCTAGACGGAATTCGCCCGACGGAGCTCGATGCCGTCAAGGCCACCCTGGTCACCGACCCCCGCCCGATGGTGCTGCTGCCGGAGGAGCTGCGAGATGCCGCCGAGGCGTCGGTGGCAGATGTCCTCGGGGCGTACCTCCAGTCGAACGAGTTCTTCGACCCCGACGCCACGGAGCGTGATCGCCTGGCGGCGCGCGACTCGGTGGAGCCGATTCAGGAGCACTATGTGGCGGGTCAGAGCATCGTGTCGATCGGTCAGCTGATCACTCAGGTGCAGGCCACTGCGATCAAGGATCTCGGGCTGGCCGCGCCCGGCGACGAGCCGATCCCGTTGCGGGCGATGGCGGCCATCGCCGCCATCGTCGTTCTCCTCGCGGCTGTGTTCATGGCCCGGGTCACTCGCGACCTGTGGCGAGATCCCAAGAAGGTCGCCCTCTTCGGCCTGCTGGTGGTGCTGGCCGCGGTGAGCTCGCGGGTGCCCGAAGTCGTGGCGCGCGATCGGATCGAACTGGGCTTCCTGTTGCCGGCGGCATTCTTCGGTTACCTGGCGGCGAACCTGTTCGATGCGCGCATAGCGGTGCTGATGGCGGTGCCGATAACCGCCTTCACCGCACTCGCCACCGGCGATCTGGCTCTCGTGGTATTCGCCGCCGGGGCGACCCTGACTCCGATCCCATTGGTGACCTCGGTCGCCTCCCGTGCCGAGCTGAACCTCGCGGTGATCTTCTCGGCGGTCATCCAGGTGCCCCTAGCCGTTGCTCTCGCCTGGTTCTTCTACGGCCCTGACGCTGCCGACCTGCAGGATCTGCTGCTCGTGTCGGCCGTGTGGGGGTTCGTCGGAGGGATCGTCTCCGGCGTCGCCGCCCTGGGGGTGATGCCGATCCTGTCGTCGGCGTTCGGGATAACGACGACGCAGACCCTGCTCGACCTCACCGACCGCAACCATCCCGCATTGCGCCGGGTGGAGGAGGTGGCACCGGGGACCTTCAACCACAGCGTGCTGGTCGGCAGCCTCGCCGACCGGGCGGCTCGAGCGATCGGCGCCAACCCGCTGCTTGCCAGGGCGATGGCGTACTACCACGACCTTGGCAAGACGGTTCAGCCCAAGTACTTCGTCGAGAACCAGTTCGGGGTCACCAACCCACACGACCGGCTGCCGCCCGAGGAGTCGGCCGCGATCATTCGGGGTCATGTCTCCGAGGGGCTTCGCCTCGCTCGCGAGTTCCGGATCCCTCCCGACGTGGCCCAGGGGATCCTCACCCACCACGGCACCAGCCTGATGCGGTTCTTCAGCCACAAGGCGGAGGAGGTGTACGGCGACCGGATGGAGCCTGCCGATTATCGCCACCGGGGGCGCAAGCCGCGCACCAAGGAGATGGTCATCCTCATGCTCGCCGATGCGACCGAGGCGGCCACCCGGACCCTGGTACAGAGCGAGGACCCCACCAGTGAGGGCATCAGGCGCCTGGTGGAGGCAATCATCGCCGAGAAGGTCGAGGACGGGCAGCTGGAGGAGTCCGAAGTGACCTTTGGCGAGCTCACCCGCATCAAGGAGGCCTTTGTCGACGCCCTCATCGGGTACTACCACACCCGGATTCCGTACCCCGGGTTCCCCGCGCCGAGGAGTGCCCAGCCCGCGTGA
- a CDS encoding PhoH family protein, translating into MTQASLDEVTLRVPGDHLMLALLGERDAFLRLVEEAFIDVLIVARGDELRIAGPEPSKTLAKTTLEELLVLVREGQSLDEDRVRRVIDLVKAEVASPSEVFSDGVAVGRGKIVRPKTLNQKRYLDAIRRNTVIFSIGPAGTGKTYLAMAVAVAGLESGAVSRLILTRPAVEAGERLGFLPGDLAAKVDPYLRPLYDALYDMLGPDETQRMMERGTIEIAPLAYMRGRTLNDAFVVLDEAQNTSPEQMKMFLTRLGFNSKMVITGDVTQVDLPTGKASGLRQVRDVLDEIPGVSFVILGAEDVVRHRIVAAIVEAYREYEEKR; encoded by the coding sequence GTGACGCAAGCATCTCTCGATGAGGTCACGCTGCGCGTCCCCGGCGACCACCTGATGCTGGCTCTCCTGGGCGAACGCGACGCGTTCCTGCGCCTCGTGGAAGAGGCGTTCATCGACGTGCTCATCGTGGCGAGGGGCGACGAGCTGCGGATCGCCGGGCCGGAGCCGTCGAAGACGCTCGCCAAGACCACGCTCGAAGAACTGCTCGTCCTGGTGCGAGAGGGCCAATCCCTCGACGAGGACCGGGTACGGCGGGTGATCGACCTCGTCAAGGCTGAGGTGGCGAGCCCGTCGGAAGTGTTCAGCGATGGCGTCGCGGTAGGGCGGGGCAAGATAGTGCGGCCGAAGACCCTCAACCAGAAGCGGTATCTCGACGCCATCCGCCGCAACACCGTGATCTTCTCGATCGGCCCGGCGGGGACGGGCAAGACCTACCTGGCGATGGCGGTGGCGGTTGCCGGCCTCGAATCGGGGGCGGTATCTCGCCTCATCCTCACCCGGCCCGCCGTGGAGGCGGGGGAGCGGTTGGGCTTCCTGCCGGGGGACCTCGCCGCCAAGGTGGATCCGTACCTGCGGCCCCTGTACGACGCCCTCTATGACATGCTGGGACCCGACGAGACCCAGCGCATGATGGAACGAGGCACCATCGAGATCGCCCCCCTTGCCTACATGCGGGGCCGAACCCTCAACGATGCCTTCGTAGTGCTCGACGAGGCCCAGAACACTTCTCCGGAGCAGATGAAGATGTTCCTCACCCGGCTCGGTTTCAACTCCAAGATGGTGATCACCGGCGACGTCACTCAGGTCGACCTCCCCACCGGGAAGGCCTCCGGATTGCGCCAGGTGCGCGATGTCCTCGATGAGATCCCGGGGGTGTCCTTCGTGATCCTCGGCGCCGAGGACGTCGTTCGCCATCGCATTGTGGCGGCGATCGTCGAGGCCTACCGCGAGTACGAGGAGAAGCGGTGA
- the era gene encoding GTPase Era, with protein MKSGFVSVVGRPNVGKSTLVNALVGTKVAITSARPQTTRRTIRGVLDTDDYQIVFVDTPGIHRPKTALGTRLNSLVEASIDDSDAVLFVIEATGKIGPGDRRIAERLIGGSPPVVCVVNKTDAASTDDITERLMMAGEWDFAAYVPVSALEGANLEPIVEELTALLPEGPKFFPPGMPTDQTENFMIGEIVREKFLARLREEMPHSLAVMVDEVQVRADGLTRIEARLIVERESQKGIVIGKGGLLIKDAGTEARIELETRLGTPVHLELRAKVEKDWQSHPTMIERLGM; from the coding sequence GTGAAATCCGGTTTCGTATCGGTCGTCGGCCGTCCCAATGTCGGCAAGAGCACCCTGGTCAACGCCCTCGTCGGGACGAAGGTGGCGATCACTTCGGCGCGACCTCAGACCACGCGCCGCACCATTCGAGGGGTCCTCGACACCGATGACTACCAGATCGTCTTCGTCGACACCCCCGGCATCCATCGGCCCAAGACGGCGCTCGGAACCCGGCTGAACTCGCTGGTCGAAGCCTCCATCGACGACTCGGATGCCGTCCTCTTCGTCATCGAGGCAACCGGGAAGATCGGCCCGGGTGATCGTCGTATCGCCGAGCGCCTGATCGGAGGGTCGCCACCGGTGGTGTGCGTGGTCAACAAGACCGATGCGGCCTCGACCGACGACATCACCGAGCGCCTGATGATGGCGGGCGAGTGGGACTTTGCGGCGTACGTGCCCGTGAGTGCCCTCGAGGGGGCCAATCTCGAGCCGATCGTCGAAGAGCTCACGGCCCTCCTGCCCGAGGGTCCAAAGTTCTTTCCGCCGGGCATGCCCACCGATCAGACCGAGAACTTCATGATCGGGGAGATCGTTCGGGAGAAGTTCCTCGCCCGGCTCCGCGAGGAGATGCCTCACTCCTTGGCGGTGATGGTGGACGAGGTGCAGGTGAGAGCCGACGGGCTGACCAGGATCGAAGCGCGGTTGATCGTCGAGCGTGAGAGTCAGAAGGGGATCGTCATCGGCAAGGGCGGGTTGCTGATCAAGGACGCGGGCACCGAGGCAAGGATCGAGCTGGAGACTCGTCTGGGAACGCCGGTCCATCTGGAGCTCCGGGCGAAGGTCGAAAAGGACTGGCAGTCGCATCCGACCATGATCGAACGGCTCGGAATGTGA
- a CDS encoding hemolysin family protein — protein sequence MNGIALGVSVLAIVAAAALRFGGASLLRTHRADALHDAADGNEGAARVAELLEDPVSVQPSLGIVHAALLVAAAIPATWAISARVSGGTLLATLFALGVFLVLFGDTLPRGFGRSLPKRPAYRLSRFLAIAVDVGRRAVDLIDDEDEGEEDDEDEDNQDTQEIELISSVLEFTDAIVREVMVPRTDMITVPASTGTDGALDLVLASGKSRVPVTGDDLDHVVGVLYARDLLVLMDSGEGPLPVTKVMRPVHFIPETKRVSELLKELQKSKVHLAVVVDEFGGTAGLVTIEDLLEEIVGEIVDEYDVEEPMVITLDDGSLLVDARLSVDDLADLIARELPDEGWDTVGGLMLALAGRVPEEGERFEIEGLVLTADRVQGRRVARVRVAVK from the coding sequence ATGAACGGGATCGCGCTGGGGGTTTCGGTGCTCGCAATCGTCGCCGCCGCTGCATTGCGGTTCGGTGGGGCGTCGCTCTTGCGCACCCACCGGGCGGACGCTCTCCACGATGCTGCCGACGGGAACGAAGGAGCGGCGCGGGTAGCCGAACTTCTGGAGGACCCGGTCAGCGTTCAGCCCAGTCTCGGGATCGTCCATGCAGCTCTGCTGGTCGCTGCCGCGATCCCGGCCACTTGGGCCATCTCGGCCCGCGTCTCGGGGGGCACGCTGCTGGCGACCCTTTTTGCGCTGGGGGTGTTCCTGGTGCTTTTCGGCGACACCTTGCCACGGGGGTTCGGCCGATCGCTGCCGAAGCGGCCCGCGTACCGGTTGTCTCGTTTCCTGGCCATCGCGGTGGATGTCGGTAGGCGCGCCGTCGACCTCATCGACGACGAGGACGAAGGGGAAGAGGACGACGAGGACGAGGACAACCAGGACACGCAGGAGATCGAGCTGATCTCGTCGGTGCTGGAGTTCACCGACGCGATCGTTCGCGAGGTGATGGTCCCTCGCACCGACATGATCACCGTGCCTGCCTCTACCGGCACCGACGGTGCGCTCGATCTGGTCCTCGCCAGCGGCAAGTCACGCGTTCCGGTCACCGGCGATGATCTCGATCATGTCGTTGGTGTGCTGTACGCCCGCGACCTCCTCGTGCTGATGGACAGCGGCGAGGGCCCGCTTCCCGTGACGAAGGTGATGCGCCCGGTCCACTTCATCCCTGAAACCAAGCGGGTGTCCGAGCTGCTGAAGGAGCTCCAGAAGTCAAAGGTCCACCTCGCCGTCGTGGTCGACGAGTTCGGCGGCACGGCGGGCCTCGTGACGATCGAAGACCTGCTCGAGGAGATCGTCGGGGAGATCGTCGACGAGTACGACGTAGAGGAGCCGATGGTGATCACCCTCGACGACGGATCGCTTCTGGTGGACGCCCGGCTGTCGGTCGACGATCTCGCCGACCTGATCGCCCGCGAGCTGCCCGACGAGGGCTGGGACACGGTCGGGGGTCTCATGCTCGCCCTGGCGGGGAGGGTTCCCGAAGAAGGCGAGCGGTTCGAAATCGAAGGTCTCGTGCTGACCGCCGATCGGGTGCAGGGCAGGCGGGTGGCCCGCGTCCGCGTGGCCGTCAAGTGA
- a CDS encoding 4a-hydroxytetrahydrobiopterin dehydratase: protein MSTPLSPKEKQSLADTHPSWSIEGEEISRTFEFSDFAEAIGFINRVALVAEKADHHPDIDIRWNKVTLVFSTHSAGALTDLDRKLVETIDAWEG from the coding sequence ATGTCCACACCACTCAGCCCGAAAGAGAAGCAGTCCCTCGCCGACACGCACCCGTCGTGGTCGATCGAGGGTGAGGAGATCTCGCGAACGTTCGAATTCTCGGATTTTGCCGAAGCCATCGGTTTCATCAACCGGGTCGCTCTGGTGGCCGAGAAGGCGGACCATCACCCCGACATCGACATCCGCTGGAACAAGGTCACCCTGGTTTTCAGCACCCACTCGGCCGGAGCACTCACCGACCTGGATCGAAAGCTGGTCGAGACGATCGACGCCTGGGAGGGCTGA
- a CDS encoding plastocyanin/azurin family copper-binding protein, with the protein MKKLVLLLLLPLAFGACGDDDSSDNGGPTSASVALDDFSFTPASVTLAAGVEVTVDVSNIGGIQHSWVVLNQGVAVTTSADATPDRILAATAHLDGGASDSISFTLPAAGTYQVVCHIPGHIEAGMVGTVEASG; encoded by the coding sequence ATGAAGAAGCTGGTCTTGCTCCTCTTGCTCCCGCTGGCCTTCGGCGCCTGCGGCGATGATGACTCGTCGGACAACGGTGGGCCGACCTCGGCTTCGGTCGCCCTCGACGACTTCTCGTTCACCCCGGCGAGCGTCACCCTCGCGGCGGGAGTGGAGGTCACGGTCGACGTCTCCAACATCGGTGGTATCCAGCACAGCTGGGTCGTCCTCAACCAGGGGGTCGCGGTGACGACCAGCGCAGACGCGACGCCCGACCGCATCCTCGCCGCCACCGCCCACCTCGACGGCGGTGCGTCGGATTCGATCTCGTTCACCCTCCCAGCGGCGGGTACCTACCAGGTGGTCTGCCACATCCCCGGGCACATCGAGGCCGGGATGGTGGGCACGGTCGAGGCGTCTGGCTAG
- a CDS encoding helix-turn-helix domain-containing protein, with protein MADTYNESVGSRLRSIRRQRGLSLQDVQRLSNGEFKAAVVGAYERGERSLSLPRLQRLSKFFQVPITQFLPQEENGERTMEPLPSGGVTIDLNRLERLSGTESVIFTRFLRSIQMMRQDYNGKVLTIRRDDLRLLALLIDQSEESFSERLAELGLTTEA; from the coding sequence GTGGCGGATACTTACAACGAGTCGGTCGGATCGCGGCTGCGCTCCATCAGGCGGCAGCGCGGCCTGTCGCTCCAGGACGTCCAGCGGCTCTCCAATGGCGAGTTCAAGGCTGCCGTGGTGGGTGCCTACGAGCGGGGCGAACGCAGCCTGTCCCTTCCCCGGCTGCAGCGGCTCTCGAAGTTCTTCCAGGTGCCGATCACCCAATTCCTCCCTCAAGAGGAGAATGGCGAGCGCACCATGGAGCCACTGCCGAGTGGCGGCGTCACCATCGACCTGAACCGGCTCGAGCGCCTCTCCGGCACCGAATCCGTGATCTTCACCCGGTTCCTGCGGTCCATCCAGATGATGCGCCAGGACTACAACGGCAAGGTGCTCACCATCCGCCGCGACGACCTGCGGCTCCTGGCACTCTTGATCGACCAGTCTGAGGAGTCGTTCTCCGAACGCCTCGCCGAACTCGGCCTAACAACGGAAGCCTGA
- the ybeY gene encoding rRNA maturation RNase YbeY, producing the protein MNIFFSDEQDLPVDAHSLRGFADAVMQAEGFGPDTELSVITVGPDQMAEYNQKFMGRAGPTDVLAFPIEEMKPGQVPPRFAGDPPIVLGDVFLCPSEIEQRAKAENIGYDDFLHLLLVHGILHLMGYDHEEDTAADAMERREDELLGLIGRSIG; encoded by the coding sequence GTGAACATCTTCTTCAGCGACGAACAGGACCTCCCGGTCGATGCCCACTCGCTGCGGGGGTTCGCCGATGCGGTGATGCAAGCCGAGGGTTTTGGCCCGGACACCGAGCTGTCGGTGATCACGGTCGGGCCCGATCAGATGGCCGAGTACAACCAGAAGTTCATGGGCCGGGCCGGCCCGACGGATGTCCTCGCCTTTCCGATCGAGGAGATGAAGCCCGGGCAGGTGCCGCCGCGGTTCGCCGGCGACCCCCCCATCGTGCTCGGCGACGTCTTCCTGTGCCCATCTGAAATCGAGCAGCGCGCCAAGGCGGAGAACATCGGCTACGACGACTTCCTGCATCTTCTGCTGGTGCACGGCATCCTTCACCTGATGGGATACGACCACGAAGAGGACACCGCCGCCGATGCGATGGAGCGCCGAGAGGACGAACTGCTCGGACTCATCGGGAGGTCGATCGGATGA
- a CDS encoding VIT domain-containing protein, which translates to MTRRVAIAIAMILAIPAPGFAQTGDDVIIEPRPCPWWHCGGEADVSIEEYRVDTVIEDGIATTRVRQVIRNESDFTAEGTFLFPLPADASVTGLTLWIDGEAVSGEVLEGETARRTYEEIIRRTLDPALLEFVDDGILRLSVFPIPAEKTRTVEIEYRQVLAVDGGLTRYRHPFAAETNAEIEVISARIEIRHSSGVKAVHSPTHEVSIDRPDGDTAIIGFEGDGDDLAELIVYYSTDAGPISLDVITHRQDGEGYFLMLVSPGLATDQQVVAKDVVLVLDTSGSMEGEKFSQAQDAARFVLDRLNPEDRFEVIAFSTTTDAYAGSLQPASQAPLARTWIGGLAAGGSTNIDLALGEALDLGEDRPLYVVFLTDGLPTEGVTDSARILDRLEDRGGSSTSVFAFGVGYDVDTFLLDSIARDHHGTTAYVGPGEEIDLAVETLYSKVASPVLTDVTIEVNGVTVSDIHPSPLPDVFSGGQLVVAGRYDEPGDATVVLSGRVRGETVDFTFRDVRFGDSGQDDSIPRLWATRKVGDLLRQVRLEGPDEETIDQIVRLSIRWGIVTPYTSYLVTDDAPFGEEAIGDIAARAAAEAESTPPPVSGETAFGAADAAASMSDSDVVSGPDDTYASLVRVAGGRTFRLTEGKWVDTTYEPGMEAIRVPFGSDDYFALATSDRALGLALTVDASMIVVHQGVAYEVVDAGETGDPLPVLPDEEIIVAPASAPEPSGDDPPIALIVLAGAAALAVTAGLIRAATRRG; encoded by the coding sequence ATGACTCGACGTGTGGCGATCGCCATCGCCATGATCCTGGCGATCCCGGCACCGGGATTTGCTCAGACCGGTGACGACGTGATCATCGAGCCGAGGCCGTGCCCGTGGTGGCACTGCGGCGGCGAGGCGGACGTCTCCATCGAGGAGTACCGCGTCGACACCGTGATCGAGGACGGCATCGCCACAACCCGCGTGCGCCAGGTGATCCGCAACGAGTCGGACTTCACGGCCGAAGGAACCTTCCTCTTCCCTCTTCCCGCCGACGCTTCGGTGACCGGGCTCACGCTATGGATCGACGGCGAGGCCGTCTCCGGCGAAGTGCTCGAAGGCGAGACCGCCCGTCGCACCTACGAGGAGATCATCCGCCGCACACTCGACCCTGCCCTTCTCGAGTTCGTAGACGACGGCATCCTTCGCCTTTCAGTGTTTCCCATCCCCGCCGAGAAGACCAGAACGGTCGAAATCGAGTACCGCCAGGTCCTCGCCGTCGACGGCGGGCTCACCCGCTACCGGCACCCCTTCGCGGCTGAGACCAACGCGGAGATCGAGGTGATCTCGGCGCGGATCGAGATTCGCCACTCATCCGGGGTGAAGGCGGTTCACTCCCCCACCCATGAAGTCTCCATCGACCGACCCGATGGGGACACTGCGATCATCGGCTTCGAAGGCGATGGTGACGACCTGGCCGAGTTGATCGTGTACTACTCCACCGACGCCGGCCCGATCTCTCTCGATGTGATCACTCATCGTCAGGACGGCGAGGGTTACTTCCTGATGCTGGTCTCCCCCGGTCTGGCGACCGATCAACAGGTCGTCGCCAAGGATGTCGTGCTGGTGCTCGACACTTCGGGATCGATGGAGGGTGAGAAGTTCTCCCAGGCACAGGACGCCGCCCGATTCGTGCTCGATCGCCTCAACCCGGAGGACCGTTTCGAGGTGATCGCCTTCTCGACGACCACCGACGCGTACGCCGGTTCACTCCAACCGGCGTCGCAGGCTCCCCTGGCGCGAACGTGGATCGGCGGCCTTGCAGCCGGCGGATCGACCAACATCGACCTCGCCCTGGGCGAAGCCCTCGACCTGGGCGAGGATCGCCCGCTGTACGTGGTCTTCCTCACGGACGGTCTGCCCACCGAGGGTGTGACCGACTCCGCCAGGATCCTGGACCGCCTCGAAGACCGCGGCGGGTCATCGACTTCGGTGTTCGCGTTCGGTGTCGGCTACGACGTCGACACTTTCCTCCTCGACTCGATCGCTCGTGACCATCACGGGACCACCGCGTACGTCGGTCCCGGCGAGGAGATCGATCTCGCGGTCGAGACGCTCTACTCGAAGGTGGCCTCCCCGGTCCTCACCGACGTCACCATCGAGGTGAACGGCGTCACGGTCTCCGACATCCATCCTTCGCCCCTCCCCGACGTCTTTTCAGGCGGCCAGTTGGTCGTGGCAGGCCGTTACGACGAACCCGGCGATGCCACCGTCGTCCTCTCCGGACGGGTCCGCGGCGAGACGGTGGACTTCACATTCCGTGACGTCCGCTTCGGCGACTCGGGCCAGGACGATTCCATCCCGCGTCTGTGGGCCACCCGCAAGGTGGGAGACCTGTTGCGGCAGGTGCGCCTCGAGGGGCCGGACGAAGAGACCATCGACCAGATCGTGCGCCTGTCGATCCGCTGGGGCATCGTCACTCCGTACACCTCGTACCTCGTCACCGACGACGCCCCGTTCGGCGAAGAGGCGATCGGCGACATCGCCGCGAGGGCGGCCGCCGAGGCCGAGAGCACCCCGCCGCCCGTGTCGGGCGAGACCGCTTTCGGCGCCGCCGATGCTGCGGCCTCGATGAGCGACTCCGATGTGGTCTCCGGACCCGACGACACGTATGCGTCGTTGGTGCGGGTGGCTGGCGGCCGCACCTTCCGGTTGACCGAGGGCAAGTGGGTCGACACCACCTATGAACCGGGGATGGAGGCGATCCGGGTGCCGTTCGGATCAGACGACTACTTCGCCCTGGCCACCTCCGACCGGGCCCTCGGACTGGCCCTGACCGTGGATGCCTCGATGATCGTGGTCCACCAAGGCGTGGCATATGAAGTCGTCGACGCGGGCGAGACGGGTGACCCCCTGCCGGTGCTGCCAGACGAGGAGATCATCGTCGCGCCGGCCAGTGCCCCCGAACCCTCCGGAGACGACCCGCCGATCGCCCTGATCGTGTTGGCGGGCGCTGCCGCCCTCGCGGTGACGGCCGGTCTGATCCGCGCCGCCACCCGCAGGGGCTAG
- a CDS encoding thioesterase family protein, with protein sequence MSFADATRVTPAGDSLWRGEIAAGWDIAGNANGGYMLAIAARAAVAATGRPDPVSVTAHYLAPGKPGPVTVEAKVLKEGRRFATASATLSSPDRPLVSILGSFGQLEPVATTERLESGPPDLPPPEECVPVEPTETFPPPFVGRIELRLHPDHVGFGGLPGAPRVSGWFRLRDDEPIDTLALLVAVDAFPPTIFFADLPVAWVPTLELTTHVRARPAPGWLRCAFTTRFITGGFLEEDGEVWDSTGRLVAQSRQLALLPREG encoded by the coding sequence ATGAGCTTCGCCGACGCAACTCGAGTGACGCCGGCCGGTGACTCGCTCTGGCGCGGCGAGATCGCCGCCGGCTGGGACATCGCCGGCAACGCCAACGGTGGCTACATGCTGGCGATCGCGGCGCGCGCCGCGGTCGCGGCGACGGGAAGGCCCGACCCGGTCTCGGTTACCGCGCACTACCTGGCCCCCGGGAAGCCGGGTCCGGTGACGGTCGAGGCCAAGGTGCTCAAGGAAGGGCGACGTTTCGCCACCGCATCCGCGACGCTCTCCTCTCCCGACCGTCCGCTGGTTTCCATCCTGGGCAGCTTTGGTCAACTCGAACCGGTCGCCACCACCGAGCGGTTGGAATCGGGACCGCCCGACTTGCCGCCACCGGAGGAGTGCGTGCCGGTCGAGCCGACCGAGACGTTCCCTCCGCCCTTCGTGGGAAGGATCGAGCTGCGGCTGCACCCGGACCATGTGGGTTTCGGAGGGCTGCCGGGTGCCCCCAGGGTGAGCGGCTGGTTCCGCCTTCGAGACGACGAGCCGATCGACACTCTCGCGCTGCTGGTGGCAGTAGACGCGTTCCCTCCGACGATCTTCTTCGCCGACCTGCCGGTTGCCTGGGTGCCGACCCTCGAGCTGACTACCCATGTGCGGGCCCGGCCCGCTCCTGGGTGGCTGCGGTGCGCCTTCACCACGCGGTTCATCACGGGCGGGTTCCTCGAGGAGGACGGTGAGGTGTGGGATTCCACCGGGCGGCTGGTGGCCCAGTCCCGCCAGTTGGCGCTATTGCCGCGGGAGGGATAG